The following proteins are co-located in the Candidatus Paracaedibacter acanthamoebae genome:
- a CDS encoding LolA family protein, with the protein MTYILRTVLATVLMIMATQAAVDPALVKKVENYLNGIKTYRARILQTNDNGSTQKGWFYMERGGRKQFGKMRIEYDAPLKDLMIVDGHDFIFYDDQAKEKNTYDIEATPAAFLLRRKIDLHNDLKIVEKAVDGTELGLKVIRSGDESGAALILKFSTSPIFKLNGWAVIDPQGLMTRVHLEEVNIGMSLDANLFKYKG; encoded by the coding sequence ATGACTTATATTCTACGCACAGTTTTAGCCACAGTATTAATGATCATGGCAACACAAGCAGCTGTTGATCCAGCCTTAGTTAAAAAAGTTGAAAATTATCTAAATGGCATCAAAACTTATCGGGCCCGCATCCTTCAAACCAATGACAATGGCAGCACTCAAAAAGGTTGGTTTTATATGGAACGGGGGGGGAGAAAGCAATTCGGCAAAATGCGGATTGAGTATGATGCTCCCCTTAAGGATTTAATGATTGTTGATGGCCATGACTTCATTTTTTATGATGACCAGGCTAAGGAAAAAAACACCTATGATATAGAAGCAACACCAGCGGCTTTCTTACTTCGCCGTAAAATTGATTTACATAATGATCTTAAGATTGTTGAAAAGGCTGTTGACGGGACTGAACTGGGCTTAAAAGTTATTCGCTCTGGCGATGAATCAGGTGCTGCTTTAATTTTAAAATTTTCAACATCGCCTATTTTTAAACTTAATGGTTGGGCTGTTATTGATCCCCAAGGGTTGATGACCCGTGTGCATCTTGAAGAAGTTAATATTGGCATGAGTCTGGATGCCAACTTATTTAAATATAAGGGCTAA
- the sugE gene encoding quaternary ammonium compound efflux SMR transporter SugE — MALAWTYLVIAGLLEIVWAIGLKYAQGFTQLWPSVITILSMIASIFLLAKAVETLPLGTAYAIWVGIGACGTALLGILLLQETVSPMRIFFLTLLIISIVGLKMSSSS; from the coding sequence ATGGCATTAGCTTGGACTTATTTAGTAATAGCAGGTCTGTTAGAAATCGTTTGGGCGATCGGCCTTAAATACGCTCAAGGATTTACTCAATTATGGCCAAGCGTTATAACCATTCTATCCATGATCGCAAGTATATTCTTACTAGCAAAGGCAGTTGAAACCCTTCCTCTCGGTACTGCTTATGCCATTTGGGTAGGGATTGGAGCGTGTGGTACCGCCTTATTGGGCATTCTATTACTACAAGAAACAGTCTCACCAATGCGTATTTTCTTTTTAACTTTATTGATCATTTCAATCGTTGGATTAAAAATGAGCAGTAGCTCTTAA
- a CDS encoding L,D-transpeptidase family protein, with product MTFILRFLILSLMGIQGAVARVDSIEIIKHRHELNLIKDDKVLKTYKVSLGRQSVGRKMDKDDKRTPEGHYEIRRKLLATDYHKSLILNYPTPEEKADADARGINIGDHLCIHGIRSYLQYMPYFMQKLHRWIDWTAGCVAMANNEIDEIFEEVEEGTPVVIYE from the coding sequence ATGACGTTTATTCTCCGATTTTTGATACTATCTTTAATGGGCATACAGGGAGCTGTTGCTCGGGTGGATAGTATCGAAATTATCAAACATCGTCATGAATTGAATCTCATTAAGGATGATAAAGTCCTGAAAACCTATAAGGTTTCTTTGGGTAGACAGTCTGTAGGGCGGAAGATGGATAAGGATGATAAACGGACACCAGAAGGGCATTATGAGATTCGCCGTAAACTTTTAGCCACAGATTACCATAAAAGCTTAATTCTAAATTATCCAACGCCAGAAGAGAAAGCTGATGCCGATGCACGCGGTATTAACATCGGAGATCACTTGTGTATTCATGGTATACGCAGCTATTTACAGTATATGCCTTATTTTATGCAAAAACTTCATCGTTGGATTGATTGGACAGCCGGATGTGTTGCCATGGCGAATAATGAAATAGATGAAATATTTGAAGAAGTTGAAGAAGGTACGCCGGTTGTGATATACGAATAA
- a CDS encoding LuxR C-terminal-related transcriptional regulator: MLQSSFNRWDFLPPDPQYIYQYFQDHFNNAHGLTVVKKYHTHCDFFIFSTSANNPLINNFYLNNKEIILRCIEDFYSDMHEALKELKSHCFWVPTNNSHLKLDPLSVSLSKRQSECALLLLKGLTTKQIAQKINLSPHTIEEYLTHLREKLEVANKTLLTLIN; this comes from the coding sequence ATGCTCCAGTCCTCCTTTAATAGGTGGGACTTTTTACCGCCGGATCCTCAATATATTTATCAATATTTTCAAGATCATTTTAATAATGCCCATGGCTTGACGGTGGTCAAGAAATATCATACTCACTGTGATTTTTTTATCTTTTCTACGTCAGCTAATAATCCATTAATCAATAATTTTTATCTTAATAATAAAGAAATTATTCTTCGCTGTATCGAAGATTTTTATTCAGATATGCACGAAGCTTTGAAAGAATTAAAGTCCCATTGCTTTTGGGTTCCGACTAATAATTCTCATTTAAAGCTCGATCCTTTGTCTGTTTCCTTGTCAAAACGTCAAAGTGAATGTGCTCTTTTATTACTTAAAGGTCTAACGACCAAGCAAATTGCCCAAAAAATCAATCTTTCTCCTCATACAATAGAAGAATACCTAACGCATCTAAGAGAAAAATTAGAAGTCGCCAATAAGACACTGTTAACCCTTATAAACTAA
- a CDS encoding FtsK/SpoIIIE family DNA translocase, with product MARKFSSRSSRLLPPEIWDLIRKRMHQFSGFSITCLGILALLSIASYNPADASWNTANGANPLNWLDYPGAVIADLLLQSFGVGSFMAIFALFVWGGVLMIEDHLSRPLTKFILLILALALASIALTAVPTHRWFFDLQNIGGIFGSILLTILVKLIPAQFKGAIQIVSAALCGIIYAGALGLNLHQWSRIFGRLKTIWTQIHKAGSWIASYLLRRPSKLPTSSHDEEPPVLNKAVLRANVTDKPVTSGAQASMAIPIKTSLYEEANYSDAAIDQYEESLVSKSPKSAAVKVSTSYAVDDYQLPSIDLLDVQPKKISKSISDEQLQSYAAQLEQVLSEFGVRGEIVGVCPGPVVTLYELKPAAGIKTSRVIGLADDIARSMSAHSARIAVIPGRNVIGIELPNPTRETVYMRDLLLSEDYHKHSASLAMILGKDIGGNPIIADLARMPHLLVAGTTGSGKSVSVNTMILSLLYRLSPDQCKFIMIDPKMLEFSVYDGIPHLLTPVVTDPKKAIVALKWAVREMESRYRAMSKLGVRNIDGYNTRIQEARQSGEILMRRVQTGFDPDTGKPIFENQSLDVTPLPYIVVVVDEMADLMLVAGKEIEAAVQRLAQMARAAGIHLIMATQRPSVDVITGTIKANFPTRISFMVTSKIDSRTILGEQGAEQLLGQGDMLYMVGGGRLLRVHGPFVKDTEVERIVQFLKSQGEPSYIDSVTEDDGEFSTANGSEPEGGDALYQQAVELVRREGKASTSFVQRHLQIGYNRAARMIEQMEKEGLISPANHVGKREVIG from the coding sequence ATGGCACGAAAATTTTCATCTCGCTCATCCCGATTGCTTCCCCCTGAAATTTGGGATTTAATTCGCAAACGAATGCACCAGTTTTCTGGCTTTTCAATTACTTGTCTCGGCATTCTAGCCCTTTTAAGCATTGCTTCTTATAACCCAGCCGATGCATCGTGGAACACAGCAAATGGGGCTAATCCCTTAAATTGGCTTGATTACCCAGGGGCAGTTATCGCTGACCTTTTACTCCAGTCTTTTGGTGTTGGAAGTTTTATGGCAATTTTCGCTCTTTTCGTGTGGGGAGGAGTGTTAATGATTGAGGATCACCTATCACGTCCTTTAACGAAATTTATCCTTTTAATACTTGCTTTAGCTTTAGCCTCTATCGCCTTAACAGCCGTGCCTACTCACCGTTGGTTTTTTGACCTACAAAATATTGGTGGGATTTTTGGATCCATCCTCTTAACTATTTTAGTCAAATTAATTCCCGCTCAATTTAAGGGTGCCATTCAAATCGTTAGCGCTGCTCTGTGTGGCATTATTTACGCGGGTGCATTAGGCTTAAATCTTCATCAATGGTCCAGAATTTTTGGTCGCCTTAAAACAATTTGGACACAGATCCATAAGGCAGGATCGTGGATTGCCTCATATCTTCTGCGTCGTCCATCAAAACTTCCAACTTCCTCTCACGACGAAGAACCGCCTGTTCTTAATAAAGCAGTTTTGCGGGCTAATGTGACTGATAAACCTGTAACCTCCGGCGCTCAGGCGTCGATGGCTATCCCAATTAAGACATCGTTGTATGAAGAAGCTAATTATTCAGATGCTGCCATCGATCAATATGAAGAATCTTTAGTCAGCAAATCGCCCAAATCAGCTGCGGTTAAAGTCAGTACGTCCTATGCTGTCGATGATTATCAATTACCATCTATTGATCTTTTGGATGTTCAACCGAAAAAAATCTCTAAAAGCATCTCGGATGAGCAACTGCAAAGTTATGCCGCTCAACTTGAACAAGTTTTGAGTGAATTTGGCGTGCGCGGTGAGATCGTTGGCGTTTGCCCTGGCCCCGTTGTCACCTTGTATGAACTTAAACCGGCAGCGGGCATTAAAACCTCTCGCGTTATTGGTCTGGCTGATGATATTGCCCGCTCCATGAGCGCCCACTCCGCACGTATCGCTGTTATTCCGGGTCGCAATGTGATTGGGATCGAACTTCCAAATCCAACGCGAGAAACCGTGTATATGCGGGATTTATTATTGTCGGAAGATTATCATAAACATTCAGCCAGCCTGGCGATGATTTTGGGCAAAGATATCGGCGGCAACCCCATTATTGCTGACTTAGCACGCATGCCCCACTTGCTGGTCGCAGGTACCACAGGATCAGGTAAGTCCGTGTCTGTTAACACCATGATTTTATCCTTACTATATCGACTGTCACCGGATCAGTGTAAATTCATTATGATTGACCCAAAAATGCTTGAATTTTCCGTTTATGATGGTATTCCCCATTTGCTAACGCCCGTGGTAACAGATCCTAAAAAAGCCATTGTCGCTTTAAAATGGGCGGTTCGGGAAATGGAAAGCCGCTATCGGGCCATGTCAAAGCTCGGAGTCCGCAATATTGATGGCTATAACACTCGCATTCAAGAAGCCCGTCAAAGTGGGGAGATTCTGATGCGCCGTGTTCAAACAGGCTTTGATCCCGATACGGGCAAACCTATTTTCGAAAATCAATCTTTGGATGTAACGCCTCTCCCTTACATTGTTGTTGTTGTCGACGAAATGGCTGACTTAATGCTCGTTGCTGGCAAGGAGATTGAAGCCGCCGTTCAACGTCTGGCTCAAATGGCCCGAGCCGCCGGTATTCACTTAATTATGGCAACCCAACGTCCCTCGGTGGATGTGATTACGGGAACGATTAAGGCCAACTTTCCAACCCGTATCAGCTTTATGGTTACCAGTAAAATTGACAGCCGTACAATTCTCGGTGAACAAGGTGCTGAGCAGTTATTAGGCCAAGGTGACATGCTTTATATGGTTGGTGGCGGTCGATTGCTACGTGTGCATGGCCCGTTTGTCAAAGATACAGAGGTCGAACGCATCGTTCAGTTCCTTAAAAGCCAAGGAGAACCCAGCTATATCGATAGCGTCACTGAGGATGATGGTGAATTTTCCACTGCCAATGGCTCAGAGCCAGAGGGAGGAGATGCTTTGTATCAGCAAGCCGTTGAGTTGGTCCGCCGTGAAGGGAAAGCATCCACAAGTTTTGTCCAACGCCATTTACAAATTGGCTATAACCGCGCCGCAAGAATGATTGAACAGATGGAAAAAGAAGGCCTCATCAGTCCGGCTAATCATGTTGGTAAACGAGAAGTAATTGGCTAA
- the pdxH gene encoding pyridoxamine 5'-phosphate oxidase encodes MDIINPPQDPISLFNDWFQQAGEKEINDPNVMALATADKEGRPSVRMVLLKGITDGNFVFFTNLDSRKGNDLKVNCHVALCFHWKSLRLQIRVEGVVEPVSDEEANTYFATRPVGSQIGAWASKQSRPLDDRSQLEEALAAYSLKFGDDNVPRPSHWSGFRVIPQEIEFWEEQPFRLHNRLVYTRNGSAWKTKMLYP; translated from the coding sequence ATGGATATTATTAATCCACCACAAGATCCAATTAGTTTATTTAATGACTGGTTTCAACAAGCCGGTGAAAAAGAAATAAATGATCCCAATGTCATGGCACTTGCTACAGCTGATAAGGAGGGTCGACCCTCTGTTCGTATGGTTCTGCTGAAGGGTATCACCGATGGCAATTTTGTTTTCTTTACTAATTTAGACAGCCGTAAAGGCAATGACTTGAAGGTTAATTGCCATGTGGCTTTATGTTTCCATTGGAAAAGCTTGCGGTTGCAAATTCGAGTGGAGGGGGTTGTTGAGCCCGTCAGTGATGAAGAGGCCAACACTTATTTTGCCACACGTCCCGTCGGCTCACAAATAGGAGCGTGGGCGTCCAAACAATCGCGTCCTTTGGATGATCGCAGTCAATTAGAAGAAGCCTTGGCAGCTTATTCTTTGAAATTTGGGGATGACAATGTACCGCGCCCTTCTCATTGGTCAGGTTTTCGCGTTATTCCTCAAGAAATTGAATTTTGGGAAGAGCAACCTTTCCGTTTGCATAATCGACTTGTATATACACGAAATGGATCCGCATGGAAGACAAAAATGTTGTACCCCTAA
- a CDS encoding RpiB/LacA/LacB family sugar-phosphate isomerase, producing MENKKIVFASDYKGIELRNSLSRYVQSLGIEVKDAGIEVGSSLDYVDVTKLLMNELHNNTNALGVIVCDSGQGVAISANRSSQIRAAMCRTSDDVISVRSKLNANVLCLGSEYSTFEEAKGCLDAFIKTPFKDEKHGKCVAKLNTNATAHRYDGVNIIVRAIITYKNHILLTTVTESNKEFASDLYFLPGGHVEYKESAIAALKRELKEEMNVDGSSLNFAGALECTWDRKGRIYHELNLVYKVEIPALDLDNPPKAVDHAFHQFVWRPISEIENYKILPQKLIPLILQATKSQGPNSLFFSQMLGEEAA from the coding sequence ATGGAAAATAAGAAGATTGTTTTTGCGAGTGATTATAAGGGCATAGAGTTAAGAAATTCTCTTAGTCGATATGTACAATCATTAGGTATAGAAGTAAAAGATGCGGGTATTGAGGTCGGATCTTCTCTTGATTATGTTGATGTTACCAAACTGCTTATGAATGAACTTCACAATAATACTAATGCCTTAGGCGTGATCGTTTGTGATAGTGGACAGGGTGTTGCAATTTCTGCCAATCGGTCGAGTCAGATACGGGCCGCCATGTGTCGCACTTCAGACGATGTTATATCTGTTCGCAGCAAACTTAATGCAAATGTCCTTTGTCTCGGCAGTGAATATTCAACTTTTGAAGAGGCAAAAGGGTGTTTAGATGCCTTTATTAAGACCCCCTTTAAAGATGAAAAACATGGAAAATGCGTTGCTAAACTCAATACTAATGCGACAGCGCATCGCTATGATGGTGTTAATATAATTGTACGCGCTATAATTACTTATAAAAATCATATCCTTTTAACGACCGTAACAGAAAGTAATAAAGAGTTCGCCTCTGATCTTTATTTTCTGCCGGGAGGCCACGTTGAGTATAAAGAATCTGCCATTGCAGCCTTGAAAAGAGAACTTAAGGAAGAAATGAATGTCGATGGTTCAAGCCTTAATTTTGCAGGCGCTTTGGAATGTACCTGGGATAGAAAGGGACGAATCTATCACGAATTAAATCTTGTCTATAAAGTGGAAATTCCAGCCTTAGATTTAGATAATCCGCCTAAAGCTGTTGATCATGCCTTCCACCAATTTGTCTGGCGTCCTATTTCAGAAATTGAAAATTATAAAATTCTTCCTCAAAAGCTAATCCCTCTTATTCTTCAAGCGACTAAGTCGCAAGGGCCTAATTCTTTGTTCTTTAGTCAAATGTTAGGAGAAGAGGCCGCTTAA
- a CDS encoding cation diffusion facilitator family transporter encodes MEDKNVVPLTPDFSLVKLASKAAIGAASVMVLAKFYAWFQTGSLSLQASLVDSMLDILASILNFIIIRQAIKPADKEHRFGHGKAEAIGGLVQTAFIAGSAAWLIIDVAHRLFEPQPLSHVVLGNSVMVAATIITGALIVFQRYVVKRTKSLAIKADSVHYETDFLTNIGVLISLNLSVYFGWLWLDVVVGGVIAVYIFVASLKIALSSVDVLMDKELDNETRIAIKKIISCHPRIHGFHDLRTRSSGYHMFVQFHLDLDKNLPLWEAHQIGEEVEQMIIEKFPTAEVIIHHDAYSQPNIN; translated from the coding sequence ATGGAAGACAAAAATGTTGTACCCCTAACCCCCGATTTTTCTTTAGTTAAGCTTGCTTCCAAAGCTGCTATCGGCGCCGCGAGCGTCATGGTTCTTGCCAAGTTTTATGCTTGGTTTCAAACAGGATCACTCAGCCTTCAAGCATCCCTTGTGGATTCTATGCTGGATATTTTAGCCTCTATTCTTAATTTTATAATTATTCGCCAAGCTATTAAACCGGCTGATAAAGAACATCGGTTTGGCCATGGCAAAGCAGAGGCCATTGGTGGACTTGTTCAAACGGCTTTTATTGCAGGATCGGCCGCTTGGCTTATTATTGATGTTGCTCATCGATTGTTTGAACCACAACCTCTTTCCCATGTTGTGCTGGGTAATTCGGTGATGGTGGCCGCCACTATTATAACCGGGGCTTTAATTGTGTTTCAACGGTATGTCGTTAAGCGGACAAAATCTTTGGCTATCAAAGCTGATTCTGTTCACTATGAAACGGATTTTCTAACGAATATCGGTGTTTTAATTAGTTTGAACTTATCCGTCTATTTTGGTTGGTTATGGTTGGATGTGGTGGTAGGCGGTGTTATTGCGGTTTATATTTTTGTAGCTTCTCTTAAAATTGCACTGAGCTCGGTCGATGTGTTGATGGATAAAGAGCTTGATAATGAAACGCGAATCGCTATAAAAAAGATAATTAGTTGTCATCCTCGCATCCATGGGTTTCATGATTTGCGCACCCGCAGTAGTGGCTATCATATGTTTGTTCAATTTCATTTAGATCTCGATAAGAATTTACCTTTGTGGGAGGCTCATCAAATTGGCGAAGAAGTTGAGCAAATGATTATAGAAAAATTTCCCACCGCCGAGGTTATCATTCACCATGATGCCTATAGCCAGCCCAATATAAATTAA
- the dcd gene encoding dCTP deaminase: MNGGILPDSWIREQSLKHGMIEPFVEKQVRQDVISYGVSSYGYDARCAPEFKIFTNVHNAIVDPKNFSETSFVEKETDVCIIPPNSFVLARTVEYFRIPRDVLVICLGKSTYARCGIIVNVTPLEPEWEGHVTLEFSNTTPLPAKIYANEGVCQFLFLKGTSDCEVSYADRSGKYMGQRGVTLPRL, encoded by the coding sequence ATGAATGGCGGTATTTTGCCAGATTCGTGGATTCGTGAACAATCTTTAAAGCATGGTATGATTGAGCCATTTGTTGAAAAGCAGGTCCGGCAAGATGTGATTTCATATGGTGTTTCATCGTATGGTTATGATGCGCGCTGTGCTCCAGAATTTAAGATTTTTACCAACGTTCATAATGCTATCGTTGATCCAAAAAACTTTTCCGAAACTAGTTTTGTTGAAAAAGAAACTGATGTGTGCATTATTCCACCGAACAGCTTTGTTCTGGCCCGCACAGTCGAGTATTTTCGGATTCCGCGTGATGTGTTGGTCATTTGTTTAGGTAAATCAACTTATGCGCGGTGCGGCATTATCGTTAACGTAACACCGCTTGAGCCAGAATGGGAAGGTCATGTAACGCTTGAGTTTTCAAATACGACCCCCTTGCCAGCCAAAATCTATGCTAATGAAGGGGTCTGCCAATTCCTATTCTTAAAAGGGACGAGTGACTGCGAAGTTTCATATGCTGACCGCAGTGGTAAATACATGGGGCAACGTGGAGTTACTTTGCCAAGGCTATGA
- the murA gene encoding UDP-N-acetylglucosamine 1-carboxyvinyltransferase: MDQIRIIGGTPLRGTITISGAKNAALPLLTAALLSNEALELTNIPDLADIKSMIDLLEQHGLTVSRDLEAKKVTLNAQAINNTTAPYDIVRKMRASILVLGPLVARCGEARVSLPGGCSIGTRPVDIHLRGLEELGAKIELKDGYINAEAPNGLRGATITMPIVSVTATENLMMAATLAKGTTKLINAAREPEIVDLANCLRSMGANIQGDGTDTITIEGVSKLHKATHRVIADRIETGTFAIAAAITGGELYLKDTSIDLLPSFISSLQKAGVIIEAGQDGFWVKSSAQPIAGVDIMTEPYPGFATDLQAQMMALMTVCQGASMMTETIFENRFMHVPELCRMGANITVHGSSALVRGVSQLRGAPVMATDLRASVSLVLAGLAAEGETILSRVYHLDRGYEHIETKLRQCGAHIERIKEKEALAA, encoded by the coding sequence ATGGATCAAATTCGCATTATTGGTGGAACACCACTTCGAGGAACAATAACAATTAGTGGTGCCAAAAATGCGGCTTTGCCCCTTTTGACAGCAGCTCTTTTAAGCAATGAAGCTTTAGAACTGACAAATATTCCAGATCTAGCAGATATTAAGTCCATGATTGATCTGTTGGAACAGCATGGTCTGACTGTGAGTCGGGATTTAGAGGCTAAAAAAGTTACCCTTAATGCTCAGGCTATCAACAACACAACAGCACCGTATGATATCGTGCGTAAAATGCGGGCATCCATTTTGGTGCTTGGTCCTCTTGTTGCCCGATGTGGGGAGGCTCGTGTTTCCTTACCCGGCGGATGTTCTATTGGCACACGGCCTGTTGATATTCACTTACGGGGATTGGAAGAGCTGGGTGCAAAGATTGAGTTAAAAGACGGTTATATTAATGCGGAAGCGCCAAACGGATTGAGGGGAGCTACTATTACAATGCCGATCGTTTCTGTGACGGCAACCGAAAACCTTATGATGGCAGCAACCTTAGCAAAAGGAACAACTAAACTTATTAATGCAGCCAGAGAGCCAGAAATTGTGGATCTAGCCAACTGTTTACGATCCATGGGAGCCAATATTCAGGGAGATGGAACAGACACCATCACCATTGAGGGCGTGAGCAAATTGCACAAAGCAACACACCGCGTCATTGCTGATCGTATTGAAACGGGAACTTTTGCTATTGCGGCGGCAATTACAGGCGGTGAACTGTATCTTAAAGATACCAGCATTGATTTATTGCCAAGCTTTATTAGCAGCTTGCAAAAAGCAGGGGTTATCATTGAAGCAGGTCAGGATGGTTTTTGGGTCAAGTCCTCAGCCCAACCTATTGCCGGTGTGGATATCATGACGGAACCCTATCCAGGATTCGCAACGGATCTTCAAGCACAAATGATGGCATTGATGACAGTGTGTCAAGGAGCGTCCATGATGACTGAAACTATCTTTGAAAATCGTTTTATGCATGTGCCTGAATTATGCCGAATGGGGGCTAATATTACCGTTCATGGGTCCTCTGCCTTGGTACGAGGGGTCAGCCAACTGCGTGGGGCGCCGGTCATGGCAACCGATCTACGGGCTTCAGTTTCGCTGGTTCTAGCTGGGCTTGCGGCTGAGGGGGAAACGATACTTAGCCGTGTTTATCACTTAGACCGGGGTTATGAGCATATTGAAACCAAGCTCCGTCAGTGTGGTGCTCATATTGAACGCATTAAGGAAAAGGAAGCTCTTGCTGCTTAA
- a CDS encoding CsbD family protein has translation MEQNPDTPRKDVLIGNWKQFKGKVQQKWAKLTDDEVLKMKGSAIELEGKLQEKYGYSKEQAQKEVHDFLEAHKTELGADSK, from the coding sequence TTGGAACAAAATCCAGACACTCCTCGTAAAGACGTGCTGATTGGGAATTGGAAGCAATTTAAAGGAAAAGTACAGCAAAAATGGGCTAAGCTCACGGATGATGAGGTCCTAAAAATGAAAGGTTCAGCTATTGAACTGGAAGGAAAGCTTCAGGAGAAATATGGCTATAGTAAAGAACAAGCCCAAAAAGAAGTTCATGACTTTTTAGAAGCTCATAAAACTGAACTGGGCGCAGATTCTAAATAA
- a CDS encoding GGDEF domain-containing phosphodiesterase gives MIRILSYSTQLADHLKVRDALKGIEKACGVGINTEFKIDSVFSLEIIDEFMRKAAIEGSPIHLILYNEKVTDEILALLPDNSPIICLKGFEQSQKSSRPQQELIFFHTLEDTKGFQQLVSKCLQLQSLRYELSYSQSIDYNNRLSQSSFIEILGDHLNRAFVLKHGVGLILFKFVSYGREPKHLKSMTYLLQEYYQFLDEYLPSGWKLYTFGTSDLGLIIDDVSCRDDFDAMLRHVHQETNKFFSNYGIVMSIDMGVALSEDKIVDPIELYNQACAALSVANRKGHGFIEYYGKEQERSLLFSTKVESDLKQVLIDRKLNVVYQPLVDLNTLQPRGVEALVRWNHPTLGQISPVEFLPIAERINGMNELADIVFHQAFDHLRSWKMQGLNLYMSVNIAGQQLVSGKLINHLMETTQLYNISPTDIDLEVTEDFDLNYIDPIVYQLEELKNLGFKITIDDFGIGYSSLHYLSQFPVDKIKIDQSFIRNLNDKKIKILQAMCNLAQFMKIETLVEGIETKEQLEMLKVIGTQYGQGYLFSPPLKADNLELFLNQFKPHQF, from the coding sequence ATGATTCGTATTTTATCTTACTCAACACAGCTGGCTGATCACCTGAAGGTTCGCGATGCCCTAAAAGGGATAGAGAAGGCCTGTGGTGTTGGTATTAATACAGAATTTAAAATAGACTCAGTTTTTTCTTTGGAAATTATTGATGAATTTATGAGAAAAGCAGCCATCGAAGGATCACCTATTCACCTGATTCTTTATAATGAAAAAGTAACGGATGAGATTTTAGCTTTACTACCAGACAATTCCCCTATCATTTGTTTAAAGGGATTTGAACAATCTCAAAAATCCTCTCGACCTCAACAAGAGTTAATATTTTTTCATACACTAGAGGATACCAAGGGGTTTCAGCAGCTGGTAAGCAAATGTTTGCAACTGCAATCCTTACGGTATGAGTTGAGCTATTCCCAATCAATCGACTATAATAATAGGTTGTCTCAGTCGAGCTTTATAGAAATTCTCGGAGACCATTTAAACCGAGCTTTTGTTTTAAAGCATGGGGTAGGTTTGATTTTGTTTAAATTTGTCTCCTATGGACGAGAACCCAAACACCTTAAAAGTATGACGTATTTGCTTCAGGAGTATTATCAATTTTTAGATGAATACTTACCATCAGGTTGGAAACTCTATACTTTTGGCACCTCTGATTTAGGATTAATTATTGATGATGTGAGTTGCCGCGATGATTTTGACGCAATGCTTCGTCACGTTCATCAAGAAACCAATAAATTCTTTTCCAATTATGGAATTGTCATGAGCATCGATATGGGTGTGGCTTTGAGTGAGGATAAAATCGTTGATCCTATAGAACTTTATAATCAAGCCTGCGCTGCCTTGTCTGTTGCCAACCGAAAGGGACATGGGTTTATCGAATATTATGGTAAAGAACAAGAACGCAGCCTGCTCTTTTCAACCAAAGTTGAAAGTGACCTTAAACAAGTTTTAATAGACAGAAAGCTAAATGTTGTTTATCAACCTTTGGTCGATTTAAACACGCTTCAGCCTCGAGGAGTAGAAGCTTTAGTTCGCTGGAATCATCCGACATTGGGGCAAATTTCACCTGTGGAATTCCTGCCTATTGCCGAACGCATCAACGGCATGAATGAGCTTGCCGATATCGTCTTTCACCAAGCGTTTGATCACTTAAGAAGCTGGAAGATGCAAGGCCTCAATTTATATATGTCAGTAAATATTGCGGGCCAACAGCTTGTTTCAGGAAAGCTTATTAATCATTTGATGGAAACCACTCAGCTTTATAATATTTCCCCCACAGACATTGACCTTGAAGTCACCGAAGATTTTGACTTAAACTATATAGATCCAATTGTCTACCAGTTAGAAGAATTAAAAAATCTTGGCTTTAAAATTACCATCGATGATTTTGGTATTGGCTATTCTTCCCTCCATTATCTCAGCCAATTTCCCGTCGATAAGATCAAAATTGATCAATCCTTTATCCGGAATTTAAATGACAAAAAAATCAAGATTCTCCAGGCCATGTGTAATCTGGCGCAATTCATGAAAATTGAAACCCTAGTTGAAGGAATAGAAACGAAAGAGCAATTAGAAATGCTTAAGGTTATTGGAACTCAATATGGCCAAGGATATTTGTTTTCCCCGCCTCTCAAAGCTGACAATCTTGAGTTGTTCCTTAATCAATTTAAACCCCACCAGTTTTAG